A single Tachypleus tridentatus isolate NWPU-2018 chromosome 9, ASM421037v1, whole genome shotgun sequence DNA region contains:
- the LOC143226753 gene encoding uncharacterized protein LOC143226753 isoform X1, with translation MSISALNQKSTNFKQKDSPKKQEEKSEEYKYNNVSKDSSTGSFHSIENTDKLMPFPSDVLLLEGGTSEIPCKRLKVESFTEGEKSEIPCESLKVESSIEGEISEISCKNLKVESLSEDEISEVPCKNFNVETLTEEEPSEIPCKILKVETLTDPTAVELWCDPPEVREGTAGTSTFTDTIHHHSENQNFEMGVAHDDSVVTNGLYIKSSTQKWTKVVSCDETTQPHLPSERLKSVAFTENPLEGLGAEVVLVTNSAPKNTNIGKTDQLQTKTATCVNLHGEGIPSLMSSFPSKTVTLDKLHAMEESDDTGEMGERSSHVEVKKETKTRHQAERIYNKDWQGFSLINDHSYTKTSGGTLLPTLDSSTSVGSKGSTSTEASPFMKVVTQDGKVIVVFKHDSSVKQTDLTSLMPLIGKEQIMSSEQPVITNVNVVKAEHDHWKQPATRKPLCTEDTSAPHLTPQVPVSQMNTSSDTEKDEEKSKDMKAKDFLILNKEIYVNFRNSLMKVEANTGELDTEEVTTTPDIDAFLDLWKNSPEPRPQRTKKRKFKGAKSAKVTVADACPMYYLWERLRGMLRDKDINYWVLKKVGLSSIKLVKLICKACNLQVWVDNETTLCIKRQPESHNPTALDLENLLLNMAYTRYKRKFLTSRQPTAISP, from the exons ATGAGCATTTCAGCCTTGAATCAAAAAAGcactaattttaaacagaaagatTCACCAAAGAAACAGGaagagaagtctgaagaatataaatataataatgtatccAAAGATTCCTCTACAGGGTCTTTTCATTCCATTGAAAACACTGACAAATTGATGCCATTTCCCTCAGATGTTCTGTTACTTGAAGGTGGAACCTCTGAAATTCCTTGTAAACGTTTGAAAGTTGAGTCTTTCACTGAAGGTGAAAAATCTGAAATTCCTTGTGAAAGTTTAAAAGTTGAGTCTTCCATTGAAGGTGAAATCTCTGAAATTTcttgtaaaaatttaaaagttgAGTCTCTCTCTGAAGATGAAATCTCTGAAGTTCCTTGTaaaaattttaatgttgaaaCTCTCACAGAAGAAGAACCCTCAGAAATTCCATGTAAAATTTTAAAGGTTGAGACTCTCACTGACCCAACAGCTGTTGAGCTTTGGTGTGATCCACCTGAAGTTAGAGAGGGTACAGCTGGAACATCAACCTTTACAGATACAATACATCATCATTCTGAAAATCAAAACTTTGAAATGGGAGTGGCACATGATGATTCTGTAGTTACCAATGGCTTATACATAAAATCGTCAACCCAGAAATGGACTAAGGTAGTTTCCTGTGATGAAACAACCCAACCTCATCTGCCATCTGAACGGCTAAAATCAGTTGCGTTTACAGAGAATCCATTAGAGGGTTTGGGTGCAGAAGTTGTGTTGGTAACTAACAGTGCacccaaaaatacaaatataggtAAAACTGATCAGTTACAAACAAAGACTGCTACTTGTGTCAACTTACATGGAGAAGGAATACCCTCTCTTATGTCATCTTTTCCTTCAAAAACTGTAACATTGGACAAACTCCATGCAATGGAAGAGAGTGATGATACTGGTGAAATGGGTGAAAGAAGTTCACATGTGGAAGTGAAAAAGGAAACTAAAACAAGACATCAGGCAGAAagaatttataataaagattgGCAAGGCTTTTCACTCATTAATGATCACAGTTACACCAAAACTTCAGGAGGAACACTTTTACCAACTCTAGACTCCAGCACTAGTGTAGGTTCAAAAGGCTCAACAAGTACTGAGGCTTCTCCTTTTATGAAAGTTGTCACTCAAGATGGAAAAGTTATTGTTGTGTTTAAACATGATTCTTCTGTGAAACAGACTGACCTAACCTCATTAATGCCATTGATAGGGAAAGAACAAATTATGTCATCTGAACAGCCTGTAATCACAAATGTAAATGTTGTAAAAGCTGAACATGATCACTGGAAGCAACCTGCCACACGTAAACCACTATGTACTGAAGACACGTCAGCCCCTCATTTGACTCCTCAGGTTCCTGTTTCCCAGATGAACACTTCATCTGATACTGAAAAGGATGAAGAAAAAAGCAAAGATATGAAAGCCAAAGACTTTTTGatcttaaataaagaaatatatgttaactTTAGAAACTCTTTAATGAAAGTGGAAGCAAACACTGGAGAACTAGACACAGAAGAAGTCACAACTACACCAGACATTGATGCTTTTCTCGATTTGTGGAAGAATTCTCCAGAGCCAAGACCTCAACGGACGAAGAAAAGGAAGTTTAAG GGTGCCAAATCTGCGAAAGTGACTGTTGCTGACGCTTGCCCAATGTATTACTTGTGGGAACGTCTGAGAGGCATGTTGCGTGACAAGGACATCAATTACTGGGTTCTGAAAAAAGTTGGCTTATCTTCTATTAAACTA GTCAAATTGATTTGCAAAGCGTGTAACTTGCAAGTGTGGGTAGACAACGAAACAACTTTGTGCATCAAACGGCAACCTGAAAGTCACAACCCAACAGCTCTAGACCTAGAAAACCTTTTGTTAAACATGGCTTACACAAGgtataaaagaaaatttctgaCTTCTAGACAACCAACAGCCATTTCTCCTTGA
- the LOC143226753 gene encoding uncharacterized protein LOC143226753 isoform X2 → MSISALNQKSTNFKQKDSPKKQEEKSEEYKYNNVSKDSSTGSFHSIENTDKLMPFPSDVLLLEGGTSEIPCKRLKVESFTEGEKSEIPCESLKVESSIEGEISEISCKNLKVESLSEDEISEVPCKNFNVETLTEEEPSEIPCKILKVETLTDPTAVELWCDPPEVREGTAGTSTFTDTIHHHSENQNFEMGVAHDDSVVTNGLYIKSSTQKWTKVVSCDETTQPHLPSERLKSVAFTENPLEGLGAEVVLVTNSAPKNTNIGKTDQLQTKTATCVNLHGEGIPSLMSSFPSKTVTLDKLHAMEESDDTGEMGERSSHVEVKKETKTRHQAERIYNKDWQGFSLINDHSYTKTSGGTLLPTLDSSTSVGSKGSTSTEASPFMKVVTQDGKVIVVFKHDSSVKQTDLTSLMPLIGKEQIMSSEQPVITNVNVVKAEHDHWKQPATRKPLCTEDTSAPHLTPQVPVSQMNTSSDTEKDEEKSKDMKAKDFLILNKEIYVNFRNSLMKVEANTGELDTEEVTTTPDIDAFLDLWKNSPEPRPQRTKKRKFK, encoded by the exons ATGAGCATTTCAGCCTTGAATCAAAAAAGcactaattttaaacagaaagatTCACCAAAGAAACAGGaagagaagtctgaagaatataaatataataatgtatccAAAGATTCCTCTACAGGGTCTTTTCATTCCATTGAAAACACTGACAAATTGATGCCATTTCCCTCAGATGTTCTGTTACTTGAAGGTGGAACCTCTGAAATTCCTTGTAAACGTTTGAAAGTTGAGTCTTTCACTGAAGGTGAAAAATCTGAAATTCCTTGTGAAAGTTTAAAAGTTGAGTCTTCCATTGAAGGTGAAATCTCTGAAATTTcttgtaaaaatttaaaagttgAGTCTCTCTCTGAAGATGAAATCTCTGAAGTTCCTTGTaaaaattttaatgttgaaaCTCTCACAGAAGAAGAACCCTCAGAAATTCCATGTAAAATTTTAAAGGTTGAGACTCTCACTGACCCAACAGCTGTTGAGCTTTGGTGTGATCCACCTGAAGTTAGAGAGGGTACAGCTGGAACATCAACCTTTACAGATACAATACATCATCATTCTGAAAATCAAAACTTTGAAATGGGAGTGGCACATGATGATTCTGTAGTTACCAATGGCTTATACATAAAATCGTCAACCCAGAAATGGACTAAGGTAGTTTCCTGTGATGAAACAACCCAACCTCATCTGCCATCTGAACGGCTAAAATCAGTTGCGTTTACAGAGAATCCATTAGAGGGTTTGGGTGCAGAAGTTGTGTTGGTAACTAACAGTGCacccaaaaatacaaatataggtAAAACTGATCAGTTACAAACAAAGACTGCTACTTGTGTCAACTTACATGGAGAAGGAATACCCTCTCTTATGTCATCTTTTCCTTCAAAAACTGTAACATTGGACAAACTCCATGCAATGGAAGAGAGTGATGATACTGGTGAAATGGGTGAAAGAAGTTCACATGTGGAAGTGAAAAAGGAAACTAAAACAAGACATCAGGCAGAAagaatttataataaagattgGCAAGGCTTTTCACTCATTAATGATCACAGTTACACCAAAACTTCAGGAGGAACACTTTTACCAACTCTAGACTCCAGCACTAGTGTAGGTTCAAAAGGCTCAACAAGTACTGAGGCTTCTCCTTTTATGAAAGTTGTCACTCAAGATGGAAAAGTTATTGTTGTGTTTAAACATGATTCTTCTGTGAAACAGACTGACCTAACCTCATTAATGCCATTGATAGGGAAAGAACAAATTATGTCATCTGAACAGCCTGTAATCACAAATGTAAATGTTGTAAAAGCTGAACATGATCACTGGAAGCAACCTGCCACACGTAAACCACTATGTACTGAAGACACGTCAGCCCCTCATTTGACTCCTCAGGTTCCTGTTTCCCAGATGAACACTTCATCTGATACTGAAAAGGATGAAGAAAAAAGCAAAGATATGAAAGCCAAAGACTTTTTGatcttaaataaagaaatatatgttaactTTAGAAACTCTTTAATGAAAGTGGAAGCAAACACTGGAGAACTAGACACAGAAGAAGTCACAACTACACCAGACATTGATGCTTTTCTCGATTTGTGGAAGAATTCTCCAGAGCCAAGACCTCAACGGACGAAGAAAAGGAAGTTTAAG taA